Proteins encoded in a region of the Populus nigra chromosome 3, ddPopNigr1.1, whole genome shotgun sequence genome:
- the LOC133688732 gene encoding uncharacterized protein LOC133688732 produces MEETKVTTMEIKVVDLGCEKCHKKIKRVLCAIPQIQNQEYVEKENTVTITVVGCCPEKIKKKIYCKGGPTVMCVKIKPPPDETPKPVTITVPVVITFVCNHFCMPTPPPYCRWSECDLWGDGCCSCRSAYVCED; encoded by the exons ATGGAAGAAACG AAAGTCACAACGATGGAGATTAAGGTGGTTGACCTTGGATGCGAAAAATGCcacaagaaaatcaagagaGTACTGTGCGCTATCCCTC AAATCCAGAACCAGGAATATGTCGAGAAGGAAAACACAGTGACAATCACTGTGGTGGGTTGCTGTCCTgaaaagatcaagaaaaaaatatactgCAAAGGAGGTCCAACTGTCATGTGCGTGAAGATCAAGCCACCTCCGGATGAAACACCAAAACCAGTGACAATCACAGTACCTGTTGTCATCACTTTTGTATGCAATCACTTTTGTATGCCAACACCTCCTCCATATTGTAGATGGTCAGAGTGTGATCTATGGGGAGATGGATGTTGTAGTTGCCGAAGTGCATATGTCTGTGAAGACTAA